In Argiope bruennichi chromosome 4, qqArgBrue1.1, whole genome shotgun sequence, a single window of DNA contains:
- the LOC129966424 gene encoding uncharacterized protein LOC129966424, which yields MGPRRNAPFSGHLSVPSQVLKPYDAFFIVKRVSEVKESFHTVSPFLVEKALTGSVEEVASVRKLRSGDLLVEVASRQQSNKILKLKSMGTIKVTVTPHGSLNSSKGVISCGELFNVSLEEITQKLQSQGVTQVRRISIRRDGKLLNTKHLILTFNSPKLPESIKAGYMKLPVRPYVPNPLRCFNCQRFGHSKANCRGTLTCARCAVPGHESNECSAKEKCVNCKEDHASFSRLCPIWKREKEIISVKVKEQVSFPEARRIVRARTPALGTNYASVVKGPPKTVGIQYDTKDFKANSETDSSVTISESDQSSNVTPTIIKHTRKKHKSASEKSLALKLSKKGRSQRDLKKKNFVFISPEFSRFGISDRGLSSQGLADHI from the coding sequence ATGGGGCCTCGCCGCaatgctcccttcagtgggcatcttTCTGTACCGTCACAAGTTTTAAAACCGTACGATGCATTTTTTATTGTGAAGCGTGTTTCTGAAGTTAAAGAATCGTTCCATACCGTATCGCCTTTTCTTGTAGAAAAAGCTTTAACCGGAAGTGTAGAAGAAGTGGCATCTGTTCGAAAACTTCGTTCAGGTGACCTACTCGTTGAAGTGGCATCAAGACAACAatcgaacaaaattttaaaattgaaatctatggGCACAATAAAAGTTACTGTTACTCCACATGGTTCCTTGAATTCCTCGAAAGGTGTAATTTCCTGTGGGGAACTGTTCAATGTCTCTTTGGAAGAAATCACTCAAAAACTGCAAAGTCAAGGAGTGACCCAGGTGCGCCGAATTTCTATTAGGCGAGATGGAAAACTCCTTAATACTAAGcatcttattttaacatttaactctCCAAAATTGCCAGAGTCGATAAAGGCTGGGTACATGAAATTACCCGTAAGACCTTATGTTCCGAATCCTTTGAGATGCTTCAATTGCCAGCGTTTCGGCCATTCAAAGGCTAACTGCCGCGGGACTTTaacatgcgcccgttgtgcagtaCCTGGCCACGAAAGTAATGAGTGTTCAGcgaaagaaaaatgtgtaaactGTAAAGAAGACCACGCCTCTTTCTCTCGCTTATGCCCTATCtggaaaagagaaaaagagattATTTCTGTTAAAGTTAAAGAGCAGGTGTCATTTCCTGAAGCTCGGAGAATTGTCAGAGCTCGTACACCTGCACTCGGAACAAACTATGCTTCTGTTGTAAAGGGTCCACCAAAAACTGTAGGGATCCAATATGACACAAAAGATTTTAAGGCTAACTCTGAAACTGATAGTTCAGTTACAATATCTGAATCTGATCAGTCTTCCAATGTTACGCCAACTATAATCAAACACACACGAAAGAAACATAAATCTGCTTCCGAAAAATCTCTGGCTctcaaactttcaaaaaaaggTCGTTCACAAAGagacttgaagaaaaaaaatttcgtcttTATCAGTCCGGAATTCAGTCGCTTTGGGATTAGCGACAGAGGGCTTAGCTCACAAGGACTTGCCGACCATATTTGA